A stretch of Amycolatopsis balhimycina FH 1894 DNA encodes these proteins:
- a CDS encoding DedA family protein — translation MDSLLRPLLDAPAPLVYLVCALVITAETALLPGIVLPTLSTLLLMGFLAERGTLHLGLAWVVAVAAAVLGDQLAYLEGRHWGPRLAHRVGRERWERAETAVARYGVPAVIAGRCLAGVRTLVPRVAGSAAMPYRRFAAGSVAAAVLWASTELLVGHATAAVL, via the coding sequence GTGGACAGTCTGCTGCGACCTCTGCTTGACGCGCCCGCGCCGCTCGTCTACCTGGTCTGCGCGCTGGTGATCACCGCGGAAACCGCGCTGCTGCCCGGCATCGTGCTGCCGACGCTGTCGACGCTGCTGCTGATGGGGTTCCTCGCCGAGCGGGGCACGCTCCACCTCGGACTCGCTTGGGTGGTGGCGGTCGCGGCGGCCGTGCTCGGCGACCAGCTCGCCTACCTCGAAGGGCGCCACTGGGGACCGCGCCTGGCCCACCGCGTCGGCCGCGAGCGCTGGGAGCGGGCGGAAACGGCGGTCGCGCGCTACGGCGTCCCGGCGGTGATCGCGGGCCGCTGCCTGGCCGGTGTGCGGACGCTGGTGCCGCGCGTCGCGGGGTCGGCGGCGATGCCGTACCGCCGGTTCGCGGCGGGCAGCGTGGCCGCGGCGGTGCTGTGGGCGAGCACGGAACTGCTCGTGGGTCACGCGACCGCGGCGGTGCTGTGA
- the mfd gene encoding transcription-repair coupling factor — protein MSGLLTAILPDPALRGVVERAGAPLLELQGPIAARQLVAAALAADAGAAKPVLAVTATGREADELTASLKALVGRDRVADFPSWETLPHERLSPRADTVGRRLEVLHRLKTEDDTLRVVVATVRSLIQPMAPGLGSLAPVDLVVGEEQSFEGLLERLVELAYTRVDMVEKRGEFAVRGGILDLFGPTAQHPVRVEFWGDEVSEIRAFAVSDQRSLPGEIPRVTAPPCRELLLTGPVKEKAAELANTYEADAHLAEMLTKLADGIPVEGMEALIPVLCEGELELLTDAMPVGTHVLLTDPEKIRARAADLVRTGQEFLEASWTTAAAGGQAPIDLGASAYRGLDEIASHAQDTKRAWWTLTQLTSEDPDVYRVSVEAAPAYRGELERAMTDLRAHTAAGGTAVLVVAGQGTAARAVEQLSAADVPATQAADGLAGAPAAGLVTVTCGGLTDGFVSPERALVVLSEADLTGRGAGAGTSTKDLNTKMPSRRRNAVDPLALKTGDYVVHDQHGIGRFVEMVQRTVAGATREYLLLEYASSKRGHPGDRLFVPTDQLDEVSRYVGGELPTLNKLGGSDWKNTKAKAKKAVKEIAAELVQLYAARQAAPGHAFGADTPWQGELEDAFPFTETNDQLAAIDEVKADMERGVPMDRVICGDVGYGKTEIAVRAAFKAVQDGKQVAVLVPTTLLAQQHLNTFHERMRSFPVTIKGLSRFTNKTESDIILEQLAGGEVDIVIGTHRLLQTGIRYKDLGLVIVDEEQRFGVEHKEHIKALRTHVDVLTMSATPIPRTLEMSLAGIREMSTILTPPEDRHPILTYVGAYDDKQVGAAIRRELLRDGQVFYVHNRVSSIEKAARRIRELVPEARVVTAHGQMNEDKLEKIIQGFWENEYDVLVCTTIVETGLDISNANTLLVERGDLLGLAQLHQLRGRVGRGRERGYAYFLYPPEAPLTEMAHDRLATIAQNTELGAGMAVAMKDLEIRGAGNILGAEQSGHIAGVGFDLYVRLVGEAVDAFRRHAGAEPAEEEEMADVRVDLPIDAHIPHDYVPGERLRLEAYRKIAAAPDTEGLDAVREELIDRYGQPPAPVNRLLAVATFRHTCREAGVTEVAVQGNTVRFAPLPLQDSQMVRLKRLYPKAVYKAVTNTVSVPKPTEGPAGGRIGAPTLRDEELLNWCTKLLVQLTKKPAAV, from the coding sequence CTGTCCGGACTCCTCACCGCCATCCTGCCCGACCCGGCCCTGCGCGGCGTGGTCGAGCGCGCCGGCGCGCCGCTGCTCGAGCTGCAGGGCCCGATCGCCGCCCGGCAGCTCGTCGCGGCCGCCCTCGCCGCCGATGCCGGTGCCGCGAAGCCCGTGCTCGCCGTCACCGCCACCGGCCGGGAGGCCGACGAGCTGACCGCGTCCCTGAAAGCACTCGTCGGCCGGGACAGAGTCGCCGACTTCCCGTCCTGGGAAACCCTCCCGCACGAGCGGCTCTCCCCGCGCGCCGACACCGTCGGCCGCCGGCTGGAGGTGCTGCACCGGCTGAAGACCGAGGACGACACCCTGCGCGTCGTCGTCGCGACCGTCCGCAGCCTGATCCAGCCCATGGCGCCCGGCCTCGGGTCCCTCGCCCCGGTCGACCTCGTCGTCGGCGAAGAGCAAAGTTTCGAAGGCCTCCTCGAACGGCTCGTCGAGCTGGCCTACACCCGGGTCGACATGGTCGAGAAGCGCGGCGAGTTCGCCGTCCGCGGCGGCATCCTCGACCTGTTCGGGCCGACCGCGCAGCACCCCGTCCGGGTGGAGTTCTGGGGCGACGAGGTCAGTGAGATCCGCGCGTTCGCCGTCTCCGACCAGCGGTCGCTGCCCGGCGAGATCCCGCGGGTCACCGCGCCGCCGTGCCGCGAGCTGCTGCTCACCGGGCCGGTCAAGGAAAAGGCCGCGGAGCTGGCGAATACGTACGAAGCCGACGCGCACCTGGCCGAGATGCTCACCAAGCTGGCCGACGGCATCCCGGTCGAGGGCATGGAAGCGCTCATCCCGGTTCTCTGCGAAGGGGAGCTGGAGCTGCTCACCGACGCGATGCCGGTGGGCACCCACGTCCTGCTCACCGACCCGGAGAAGATCCGCGCCCGCGCCGCCGACCTCGTCCGCACCGGCCAGGAGTTCCTCGAAGCGTCCTGGACGACGGCCGCGGCGGGCGGCCAGGCGCCGATCGACCTCGGCGCGTCCGCCTACCGCGGGCTCGACGAGATCGCCTCCCACGCGCAGGACACCAAGCGTGCCTGGTGGACCCTCACCCAGCTGACCAGCGAAGATCCCGACGTCTACCGCGTCTCGGTCGAGGCCGCGCCCGCCTACCGCGGCGAGCTCGAGCGCGCGATGACGGACCTGCGCGCGCACACCGCGGCGGGCGGCACGGCGGTGCTCGTCGTCGCCGGTCAGGGCACCGCGGCGCGCGCGGTCGAGCAGCTGTCGGCCGCCGACGTCCCGGCGACCCAGGCCGCGGACGGCCTCGCCGGAGCGCCGGCCGCGGGCCTGGTCACGGTCACGTGCGGCGGCCTCACCGACGGGTTCGTCTCGCCGGAGCGCGCCCTGGTCGTGCTCAGCGAAGCGGACCTCACCGGCCGCGGCGCCGGCGCCGGAACGTCCACAAAGGACCTGAACACCAAGATGCCGTCCCGGCGGCGCAACGCCGTCGACCCGCTCGCCCTCAAGACGGGCGACTACGTCGTGCACGACCAGCACGGCATCGGCCGGTTCGTCGAGATGGTGCAGCGCACGGTGGCGGGCGCGACGCGCGAGTACCTCCTGCTGGAGTACGCCTCGTCCAAGCGCGGCCACCCGGGTGACCGGCTGTTCGTGCCCACCGACCAGCTCGACGAGGTCTCCCGTTACGTCGGGGGTGAGCTGCCCACGCTCAACAAGCTCGGCGGCTCCGACTGGAAGAACACCAAGGCCAAGGCCAAGAAGGCGGTCAAGGAGATCGCCGCCGAGCTCGTCCAGCTGTACGCCGCGCGCCAGGCCGCGCCCGGGCACGCGTTCGGCGCGGACACGCCGTGGCAGGGCGAACTCGAAGACGCCTTCCCGTTCACGGAGACGAACGACCAGCTCGCCGCCATCGACGAGGTCAAGGCCGACATGGAACGCGGCGTCCCGATGGACCGCGTCATCTGCGGCGACGTCGGCTACGGCAAGACCGAGATCGCCGTGCGCGCCGCGTTCAAGGCGGTGCAGGACGGTAAGCAGGTCGCGGTCCTCGTCCCGACGACGCTGCTCGCCCAGCAGCACCTGAACACGTTCCACGAGCGGATGCGCTCGTTCCCGGTGACGATCAAGGGCCTGTCCCGGTTCACGAACAAGACCGAGTCGGACATCATCCTGGAGCAGCTGGCCGGCGGCGAGGTCGACATCGTCATCGGCACGCACCGCCTGCTGCAGACCGGTATCCGCTACAAGGACCTCGGTCTCGTGATCGTCGACGAGGAGCAGCGGTTCGGCGTGGAGCACAAGGAGCACATCAAGGCGCTGCGCACGCACGTCGACGTGCTCACCATGTCGGCGACGCCGATCCCGCGCACGCTGGAGATGTCGCTGGCCGGCATCCGCGAGATGTCGACGATCCTGACCCCGCCGGAAGACCGCCACCCGATCCTGACGTACGTCGGCGCGTACGACGACAAGCAGGTCGGCGCGGCGATCCGCCGCGAGCTGCTGCGCGACGGCCAGGTCTTCTACGTCCACAACCGCGTCTCCTCGATCGAGAAGGCCGCGCGGCGGATCCGCGAGCTGGTGCCGGAGGCGCGGGTCGTCACCGCGCACGGCCAGATGAACGAGGACAAGCTCGAAAAGATCATCCAGGGCTTCTGGGAAAACGAGTACGACGTCCTGGTGTGCACGACGATCGTCGAGACCGGACTCGACATTTCGAACGCCAACACGCTGCTCGTCGAGCGCGGCGACCTGCTGGGCCTGGCCCAGCTGCACCAGCTGCGCGGCCGCGTCGGGCGTGGACGTGAGCGCGGGTACGCCTACTTCCTGTACCCGCCGGAGGCCCCGCTGACGGAGATGGCCCACGACCGGCTGGCGACGATCGCCCAGAACACCGAGCTCGGCGCGGGCATGGCCGTCGCGATGAAGGACCTCGAGATCCGCGGCGCGGGCAACATTCTGGGCGCGGAGCAGTCGGGGCACATCGCGGGTGTGGGCTTCGATCTCTACGTGCGGTTGGTCGGCGAAGCGGTCGATGCGTTCAGGCGGCACGCGGGCGCGGAGCCGGCCGAGGAAGAGGAGATGGCCGACGTCCGCGTCGACCTCCCGATCGACGCCCACATCCCGCACGACTACGTCCCGGGCGAGCGGTTGCGGCTGGAGGCGTACCGCAAGATCGCGGCGGCACCGGACACCGAGGGCCTCGACGCGGTGCGCGAAGAGCTGATCGACCGTTACGGCCAGCCGCCGGCGCCGGTCAACCGGCTGCTGGCGGTGGCGACGTTCCGGCACACGTGCCGCGAGGCGGGCGTGACGGAGGTGGCGGTCCAGGGCAATACGGTCCGGTTCGCGCCGCTGCCGCTGCAGGATTCGCAGATGGTGCGGTTGAAGCGGCTGTATCCGAAGGCGGTGTACAAGGCCGTGACGAACACGGTGTCGGTACCGAAGCCCACGGAGGGCCCGGCCGGCGGCCGGATCGGCGCGCCGACGCTGCGGGACGAAGAGCTGCTGAACTGGTGCACCAAGCTGCTGGTGCAGCTGACGAAGAAACCGGCGGCGGTGTAA
- a CDS encoding LLM class flavin-dependent oxidoreductase, translated as MTNYGLVIPTYQPILDAGRTAPELVEVAVSAEELGLDSVWVGDTLARAPLDAFAMLAAFAARTSRVTLGTSALLPALRDPILSANQLLSLDLLSSGRLTVAVGAGFAGRSEPEFAFAGVPWARRRARLDDIVGLWRAAWRGESSFHGSVLHYDSLPSFPAPARPGGPPVWLAAYTPGALSRIGRLYDGWLPYPPDPADYVSGLARIRALASRPVTPALFATVLVEDDADRGRALLEEYCRRNYGMPADFVRGIQMQVTGSASEVAAQLRKYEGVEHFLLRVASTEPKVFDEQLPRLAEVVNLLRA; from the coding sequence ATGACGAACTACGGCCTGGTCATCCCGACCTACCAGCCCATCCTCGACGCCGGGCGGACCGCGCCGGAACTGGTCGAGGTCGCCGTTTCCGCGGAAGAGCTCGGCCTCGACTCGGTGTGGGTGGGCGACACGCTGGCGCGCGCCCCTCTCGACGCTTTCGCGATGCTCGCGGCCTTCGCGGCCCGGACCTCACGGGTGACGTTGGGGACGTCCGCGCTGCTCCCGGCCCTCCGGGATCCCATTCTCTCGGCGAACCAGCTGCTCTCGCTGGACCTCTTGAGTTCCGGCCGCCTCACGGTGGCCGTCGGCGCCGGGTTCGCGGGACGCAGCGAGCCGGAGTTCGCGTTCGCCGGGGTGCCGTGGGCCCGTCGCCGGGCTCGCCTGGACGACATCGTGGGGTTGTGGCGGGCGGCGTGGCGTGGCGAGTCGTCGTTCCACGGCTCGGTGCTGCACTACGACTCCCTGCCGTCGTTCCCGGCACCGGCGCGCCCGGGCGGTCCGCCGGTGTGGCTGGCGGCGTACACCCCGGGGGCGCTCTCGCGAATCGGGCGCCTGTACGACGGCTGGCTGCCGTACCCGCCGGACCCCGCGGACTACGTGTCGGGCTTGGCCCGGATCCGCGCGCTTGCTTCCCGCCCGGTGACCCCGGCGCTGTTCGCGACGGTCCTGGTGGAGGACGACGCCGACCGCGGGCGCGCGCTGCTGGAGGAGTACTGCCGGCGGAACTACGGGATGCCGGCGGACTTCGTGCGGGGGATCCAGATGCAGGTGACGGGGTCGGCGTCGGAAGTGGCGGCCCAGCTGCGGAAGTACGAAGGGGTGGAGCACTTCCTGCTGCGGGTCGCGAGCACCGAGCCGAAGGTGTTCGACGAGCAGCTGCCGCGGCTCGCGGAGGTGGTGAACCTGCTGCGCGCTTGA
- a CDS encoding RNA polymerase sigma factor, with the protein MRQKPLEHADEEHLVRRTAKGDRAAFEELYRRTSPWLVVRLRRRCADEQIVAEVMQETFLAVWRAAGSFAGASTGGTAVGWVWTIAARRLVDAFRRRAHHAQPPPEAALDVAPVAAAEDEALAATMGDEVGAALRDLAPELRAVLQAMVLDGLTVRETAVLLGLPEGTVKTRARRARIAMREALS; encoded by the coding sequence GTGAGACAGAAGCCACTGGAGCACGCCGACGAGGAGCACCTCGTCCGGCGCACGGCCAAGGGCGACCGCGCGGCGTTCGAGGAGCTCTACCGCCGCACGTCGCCCTGGCTCGTCGTGCGCCTGCGCCGCCGGTGCGCGGACGAGCAGATCGTCGCCGAGGTCATGCAGGAGACGTTCCTGGCCGTCTGGCGGGCGGCCGGCTCGTTCGCGGGTGCTTCGACCGGCGGGACCGCGGTCGGCTGGGTATGGACGATCGCCGCGCGCCGGCTGGTCGACGCGTTCCGCCGCCGGGCGCACCACGCGCAGCCGCCGCCGGAAGCGGCCCTCGACGTCGCGCCGGTGGCCGCGGCCGAAGACGAGGCGCTGGCGGCGACGATGGGCGACGAGGTCGGCGCCGCCCTGCGCGACCTCGCACCGGAGCTGCGGGCGGTGCTGCAGGCGATGGTGCTCGACGGGCTGACCGTCCGGGAGACCGCCGTCCTGCTGGGGCTGCCGGAAGGAACCGTCAAGACCCGCGCCCGGCGGGCGCGGATCGCGATGCGGGAGGCACTGTCATGA
- a CDS encoding class I SAM-dependent methyltransferase, translating into MSITSEFLRHPLLTGAIAPSSPWLAETMTAGLGLERAARVAELGPGTGVFTEAVLALLRPEARLTAVEINPRFAASLSERFPQVDVVTGSAEHLALDNVDVVVSGLPWTAMTAVRQQRILDAVTAALASNGRFTTFAYAHAAWTPPARRFAASLRSRFAVVERTPVVWGNLPPAFVYRAALPVTVGRTRRGQSAATSA; encoded by the coding sequence ATGTCGATCACCAGTGAATTCCTCCGCCACCCGCTGTTGACGGGCGCGATCGCGCCGAGCTCGCCGTGGCTGGCCGAAACGATGACCGCCGGCCTCGGCCTCGAACGCGCGGCCCGCGTGGCCGAGCTCGGTCCGGGCACCGGCGTGTTCACCGAAGCCGTCCTCGCGCTGCTTCGCCCCGAAGCGCGGCTGACGGCCGTAGAGATCAACCCGCGTTTCGCGGCATCGCTCAGCGAGCGGTTTCCCCAGGTCGACGTCGTCACGGGCTCGGCGGAACACCTCGCCCTGGACAACGTCGACGTCGTGGTCTCCGGTCTGCCCTGGACGGCCATGACCGCGGTGAGGCAGCAGCGCATCCTCGACGCGGTCACCGCGGCGCTGGCCTCGAACGGCCGGTTCACGACGTTCGCCTACGCCCACGCGGCCTGGACACCACCAGCGCGCCGCTTCGCCGCGTCGCTGCGAAGCCGTTTCGCTGTCGTAGAGCGCACTCCGGTCGTCTGGGGCAACCTGCCGCCCGCGTTCGTCTACCGCGCGGCGCTGCCGGTGACGGTGGGAAGGACCCGGCGTGGACAGTCTGCTGCGACCTCTGCTTGA
- a CDS encoding MazG family protein — MSTGVVVVVRGATLPAAALKILRDSTAVYAATDVDPALFGVPAVTEAPSLVDVVLLAGSRGEPAAALLIATGAEVIETPVPPLVEAADVMDRLRSPGGCPWDAVQTHDSLRQYLVEETYELLDAIEEGDREALREELGDVLLQVLFHARVAAEDPEDPFGIDDVAAALVAKLVGRHPHVFADADQVHTVEHQNVKWEELKQREKQRRSIVDGVALGQPAVALAGKLGQRSGRAGIPLDLFPEGSGVAAQLFRVAATARRAGVDPEGELRALAKQFAKDIQAAEEAARDAGLEPTTLEADGWRKFWPTR; from the coding sequence GTGAGCACGGGTGTCGTCGTAGTCGTCCGCGGGGCGACACTGCCCGCCGCGGCACTGAAGATCCTGCGTGACTCCACCGCGGTCTACGCGGCGACGGACGTCGACCCCGCCTTGTTCGGCGTCCCGGCGGTCACCGAGGCGCCTTCGCTGGTGGACGTCGTGCTGCTCGCCGGGTCGCGGGGCGAACCCGCGGCGGCGTTGCTCATCGCGACCGGCGCCGAGGTCATCGAGACGCCGGTGCCGCCGCTGGTCGAGGCCGCCGACGTGATGGACCGGCTCCGCTCGCCCGGCGGCTGCCCGTGGGACGCGGTCCAGACGCACGACTCGCTGCGGCAGTACCTGGTCGAGGAGACCTACGAACTGCTCGACGCCATCGAGGAAGGCGATCGCGAGGCGCTGCGCGAAGAGCTCGGCGACGTCCTGCTGCAGGTGCTCTTCCACGCGCGCGTCGCGGCCGAGGACCCCGAAGACCCGTTCGGCATCGACGACGTCGCCGCGGCGCTCGTCGCGAAGCTGGTCGGCCGGCACCCGCACGTCTTCGCCGACGCCGACCAGGTGCACACGGTCGAGCACCAGAACGTCAAGTGGGAAGAGCTGAAACAGCGCGAGAAGCAGCGTCGATCCATTGTGGACGGTGTGGCGCTCGGTCAGCCCGCGGTCGCGCTGGCGGGCAAGCTGGGGCAGCGCTCCGGGCGCGCGGGCATTCCGCTCGACCTCTTCCCCGAAGGTTCCGGCGTGGCCGCCCAGCTGTTCCGCGTCGCGGCCACGGCGCGCCGCGCGGGTGTCGACCCCGAGGGTGAGCTGCGGGCGCTGGCGAAGCAGTTCGCGAAGGACATCCAGGCCGCCGAAGAGGCCGCCCGCGACGCCGGGCTCGAGCCGACGACCCTGGAAGCCGACGGCTGGCGGAAGTTCTGGCCCACGCGCTGA
- a CDS encoding zf-HC2 domain-containing protein, translated as MNHAPDRLIAAYVAGDDLPGDELWGLEAHLETCAECRARLAEVAPVQPVVDFVWSRLADRIELSGVPFHAPQPSPRPRRFQRWRRWLVTWVTPAMAPWLAMIAVVTLAAVLLDQIWRAALDVTAVQLFAPVLPVLGVAASWARGLDPAYEVVTATPRAGLYLIVRRTVAVLAAVLPVLGVAGWLTGTGSALWLLPSLAFTTGTLALGGVIGISRAAYALIAVWMAIVVLPSFAQPGQTFALSTGALPVWAGIFALTTVVVVLRRAAFTRLGAHH; from the coding sequence ATGAACCATGCACCGGACCGGCTCATCGCCGCGTACGTCGCGGGTGACGACCTCCCGGGTGACGAGCTGTGGGGTCTCGAAGCCCACCTCGAGACCTGCGCGGAGTGCCGGGCGCGGCTTGCCGAGGTGGCGCCCGTCCAGCCGGTGGTGGACTTCGTCTGGTCCCGGCTCGCGGACCGGATCGAATTGTCGGGTGTCCCGTTCCACGCGCCCCAGCCGTCGCCGCGGCCACGGCGGTTCCAGCGGTGGCGGCGGTGGCTCGTCACGTGGGTCACCCCGGCGATGGCGCCGTGGCTGGCGATGATCGCGGTGGTCACGCTGGCCGCGGTGCTGCTCGACCAGATCTGGCGCGCGGCGCTCGACGTCACGGCGGTGCAGCTCTTCGCCCCGGTGCTGCCGGTGCTCGGGGTCGCCGCGTCGTGGGCGAGGGGGCTCGACCCGGCCTACGAGGTCGTGACCGCGACGCCGCGGGCTGGGCTCTACCTGATCGTCCGGCGGACAGTGGCGGTGCTCGCCGCCGTCCTGCCGGTGCTCGGCGTCGCCGGGTGGCTGACCGGTACCGGGTCCGCGCTCTGGCTGCTGCCGAGCCTGGCCTTCACCACCGGCACGCTGGCGCTCGGCGGGGTGATCGGGATCAGCAGGGCGGCGTACGCACTGATCGCGGTGTGGATGGCGATCGTCGTGCTGCCGTCCTTCGCCCAGCCGGGGCAAACGTTTGCGCTCAGCACCGGTGCGCTGCCGGTGTGGGCGGGGATCTTCGCGCTGACCACGGTGGTCGTCGTCCTGCGCAGGGCGGCGTTCACCCGGCTCGGCGCTCATCACTAG
- a CDS encoding helix-turn-helix transcriptional regulator yields the protein MDFGTALKDWRTRRRLSQLDLALRAGTTQRHVSFMESGRSVPGRGMVLRVAESLELPLRERNGLLHAAGYAPTYPETRLGDPAIRPVLDGLRRLLDGHRPYPAIVVDRYGVLVAKNDAFALLVEGVAPELLEEPVDTLRLALHPRGMAPRVANLDDWARHILERLRNDLARIPDERLAAQLAELEGYLPPASAPGPEHLGFAVPVRLSTSVGELRLITAITTFATAADVTVSELKLETFLPADAETADRLHSTAAVA from the coding sequence GTGGACTTCGGAACGGCGCTCAAGGACTGGCGCACCCGGCGGCGGCTCAGCCAGCTCGACCTGGCGTTGCGCGCGGGGACGACGCAGCGGCACGTGAGCTTCATGGAGAGCGGGCGCTCGGTGCCCGGCCGCGGCATGGTGCTGCGCGTCGCCGAGTCCCTCGAACTGCCCCTGCGCGAGCGCAACGGCCTGCTCCACGCCGCCGGCTACGCGCCGACGTACCCCGAAACACGGCTCGGCGACCCGGCGATCCGGCCGGTGCTCGACGGGCTGCGGCGGCTGCTCGACGGCCACCGGCCCTACCCCGCGATCGTCGTCGACCGCTACGGCGTGCTCGTCGCGAAGAACGACGCGTTCGCCCTGCTCGTCGAAGGTGTCGCGCCCGAGCTCCTCGAAGAGCCGGTCGACACGCTCCGGCTCGCGCTGCACCCGCGCGGGATGGCGCCGCGCGTGGCCAACCTCGACGACTGGGCGCGGCACATCCTCGAGCGCCTCCGCAACGACCTGGCCCGCATCCCGGACGAACGGCTGGCCGCGCAGCTCGCCGAACTGGAGGGGTACCTGCCGCCGGCGTCCGCGCCCGGCCCGGAGCACCTGGGGTTCGCGGTGCCGGTCCGGCTGTCCACTTCGGTCGGTGAACTGCGGCTGATCACCGCGATCACGACGTTCGCGACGGCGGCGGACGTGACGGTGTCGGAGCTGAAGCTGGAGACGTTCCTGCCCGCGGACGCCGAAACCGCGGACCGGCTTCACAGCACCGCCGCGGTCGCGTGA
- a CDS encoding SurA N-terminal domain-containing protein, which produces MGRPRALVAVVAGALLLAGCGSGPSQVGAAVIIGDRSISVDQVQNLIDKAVREQPYARKLASEHKLDVVGRAVVSQLVLHELLAEATEKHGITPNYAQIDTQLANDPLNGPVPADASDETQAVNQVVARARDHREELTDTYLAQALTDKILPNLSVGFDYTSIGVVADPGTGVTPQGAEAKKAAFDLARQFAADPAAATKRIGSDLQYLTALRQQSGNPETVPGFVGAGNVVPAAQAGTLATTPLFGSTTGSAVVMPFPGQESAWLVAVIRQRTDDKPVATEKAPELDASTKTAIGMRQLQPLFDELGVRVNKRYGVWDAVAMNVAPSADGSQGTVLSPGGSGRTQQ; this is translated from the coding sequence ATGGGGCGCCCTCGCGCGCTGGTCGCCGTCGTTGCCGGTGCACTTCTGCTCGCCGGGTGCGGCTCGGGCCCCAGCCAGGTCGGCGCCGCCGTGATCATCGGCGACCGCTCGATCTCCGTCGACCAGGTGCAGAACCTGATCGACAAGGCCGTCCGCGAGCAGCCGTACGCGCGGAAGCTCGCCAGTGAGCACAAGCTCGACGTCGTCGGCCGGGCCGTCGTCAGCCAGCTCGTCCTGCACGAGCTGCTCGCCGAGGCCACGGAAAAGCACGGCATCACCCCCAACTACGCGCAGATCGACACCCAGCTGGCGAACGACCCCCTCAACGGCCCGGTCCCCGCCGACGCGAGCGACGAGACCCAGGCGGTCAACCAGGTCGTCGCCCGCGCGCGCGACCACCGCGAGGAACTGACCGACACCTACCTCGCCCAGGCGCTGACCGACAAGATCCTCCCGAACCTGTCGGTCGGCTTCGACTACACGTCGATCGGTGTGGTGGCGGACCCCGGCACCGGCGTCACGCCCCAGGGAGCCGAAGCGAAGAAGGCGGCCTTCGACCTCGCCCGGCAGTTCGCCGCCGACCCGGCGGCCGCGACCAAGCGGATCGGCTCCGACCTCCAGTACCTGACGGCGTTGCGGCAGCAGTCGGGCAACCCCGAAACGGTCCCGGGGTTCGTCGGTGCCGGCAACGTGGTGCCGGCGGCACAGGCGGGCACGCTCGCCACCACGCCGCTCTTCGGCTCGACGACCGGCTCGGCCGTGGTCATGCCGTTCCCGGGTCAGGAGAGTGCCTGGCTCGTCGCGGTGATCCGGCAGCGGACCGATGACAAGCCCGTCGCCACGGAGAAGGCGCCGGAGCTCGACGCGTCCACGAAGACCGCGATCGGCATGCGGCAGCTGCAGCCGCTGTTCGACGAGCTGGGTGTGCGCGTCAACAAGCGGTACGGCGTGTGGGACGCCGTGGCCATGAACGTCGCGCCGAGCGCGGACGGTTCCCAGGGCACCGTGCTGTCCCCGGGTGGTTCCGGTCGTACCCAGCAGTGA